The following are from one region of the Paenibacillus bovis genome:
- a CDS encoding CpsD/CapB family tyrosine-protein kinase: MPTTLKWPLITKQNPKSLIAESYKGLRTNIDFSRLDARVKSIMVTSAALGEGKSTTVANLAIAYAETGRSVLIVDGDLRNPAMHKIFNVSNDKGLSNVLFNTAELEKNIQQSRTMNLSVLTSGPVPPNPSEILGSRQMEALMDEVKSQYDLVILDTPPILPFTDAQVATPLCDGVVLVIKAGGESRKDIAKAMSSLEFVGAQLLGAVLNQANRKTLASAYHEQ; encoded by the coding sequence GTGCCAACCACACTTAAATGGCCGCTGATTACAAAACAGAATCCCAAGTCGTTGATCGCAGAATCCTATAAAGGGCTGCGTACCAATATAGATTTCTCCCGGCTGGATGCCAGAGTGAAGAGCATTATGGTCACCTCGGCAGCACTCGGTGAAGGCAAAAGTACGACCGTCGCCAATCTGGCGATTGCTTATGCGGAGACCGGCCGCAGCGTACTGATCGTCGATGGCGATCTGCGCAACCCGGCTATGCACAAAATCTTCAATGTATCGAATGACAAAGGATTATCTAATGTATTGTTCAATACCGCCGAGCTGGAGAAAAATATCCAGCAGAGCCGGACAATGAACCTGAGTGTGCTGACATCAGGTCCTGTCCCGCCGAATCCATCCGAGATCCTGGGTTCCCGTCAAATGGAAGCCCTGATGGACGAAGTGAAGTCGCAATACGATCTGGTTATTCTGGATACGCCGCCGATTCTGCCATTTACAGATGCCCAGGTAGCTACACCGCTGTGTGATGGTGTGGTGCTGGTCATCAAAGCAGGAGGCGAAAGCCGCAAGGATATTGCCAAAGCGATGTCCAGCCTGGAATTTGTAGGCGCCCAACTATTGGGAGCCGTACTGAATCAGGCTAACCGCAAGACTCTGGCGAGCGCGTACCACGAACAATAA
- a CDS encoding O-antigen ligase family protein yields the protein MTLNPYTLSNPNDITVKSKFLTFLTVMLIVITSGSVLFGKLLYSEFIMILFAIALVFYFPKRIEPKQFLILLLIVIFLLFNMLMYQNNLNGYIGLILKMAAVFMVLNRIDLRQAAKSYQWLIVALALLGMPFYLAGVLDAALVRQLVPPTPVWGGAYRITPFHVYGLWNMTRNQGIFWEPGAYQVFLNLGIFLMLFTNRKVPKWKLLILTATLLTTMSTSGYMICALIYLAYVIRNGKREQMARMVMSLIVFIPLALFIVQSGVITDKFQDDNASFNRRSLDTTSNLQLLVEKPLVGWGFQNNEVLMERYGIPDSSNSLLTFGYQFGLPLLLILMIYYFFQLLRPIGGVFQTLLIFIGLVIVFSTENMLFQPVFIVLMFLDTSRMRLNEKIESGEIRGNEVSRIRRPLRQHPVTAKEGI from the coding sequence ATGACGTTAAATCCATATACGCTGTCCAATCCTAATGACATCACGGTCAAAAGCAAGTTCCTGACGTTTTTGACCGTCATGCTCATTGTGATTACATCGGGCTCTGTATTATTCGGTAAACTGCTGTACTCCGAATTCATCATGATTTTATTCGCGATTGCGCTGGTGTTCTATTTTCCGAAACGGATTGAACCCAAACAGTTCCTGATTCTGCTGCTAATCGTTATTTTTCTCCTGTTTAATATGCTGATGTATCAGAATAATCTGAATGGCTATATCGGGTTGATTCTCAAGATGGCGGCGGTATTCATGGTGCTGAACCGGATCGATCTCCGGCAGGCAGCCAAAAGTTATCAGTGGCTGATCGTGGCCCTTGCCCTGCTGGGTATGCCATTTTATCTGGCCGGTGTGCTGGATGCGGCGCTGGTGCGCCAGCTTGTTCCGCCGACTCCGGTATGGGGAGGCGCGTATCGGATTACGCCTTTCCATGTATACGGATTGTGGAACATGACACGTAACCAGGGAATCTTCTGGGAGCCGGGCGCTTATCAGGTGTTTCTGAATTTGGGCATTTTCCTGATGCTGTTCACCAACCGGAAAGTGCCGAAATGGAAACTGCTTATCCTGACGGCTACCCTGCTGACGACCATGTCTACCTCGGGGTATATGATCTGCGCGCTGATTTACCTGGCTTATGTCATTCGCAACGGCAAGCGCGAGCAGATGGCGCGAATGGTCATGTCACTGATTGTATTTATCCCGCTCGCACTCTTCATCGTCCAGAGCGGCGTCATTACCGACAAGTTCCAGGATGATAATGCTTCCTTTAACCGGCGTTCATTGGATACAACATCCAATCTGCAGCTGCTGGTAGAGAAGCCGCTTGTGGGCTGGGGATTCCAGAATAATGAAGTGCTGATGGAGCGATATGGTATACCCGATTCTTCCAACTCACTGCTGACTTTTGGATATCAGTTCGGACTGCCATTGCTGCTGATTCTAATGATTTATTATTTCTTCCAACTGCTCAGGCCGATTGGCGGGGTGTTTCAGACACTGCTCATCTTTATCGGTCTGGTGATTGTCTTCTCAACGGAGAATATGCTGTTCCAGCCCGTGTTCATCGTCCTGATGTTCCTGGATACCAGCAGAATGAGACTAAACGAAAAGATAGAGAGTGGTGAAATCCGTGGAAACGAAGTCAGTCGCATACGTCGCCCCTTACGTCAACACCCAGTTACAGCAAAAGAGGGGATATAG
- a CDS encoding glycosyltransferase family 4 protein → MEESGNDITVISPLLLKQNTMKWFSRDAYPIGNNSEVVYPGTVDFKGVSLLMTLFTTFFQLVRWNREHKKEPRAVVFYNYRLETALPAILFKLLYRVPLIVEYEDGIYAVTETNKHYKKLSVAVEKFANKLLDGAVLVTSVLKKRVSTDNYTVVRGGTVHPSRLKPVREVDLGTDERPFRMVYSGRLDYDRGIEILLDALPYVNTGRKLELDITGYGPLEDKLKQFIQSHQNPQIKITFHGFLDDHDYAQLMETADLFVNTQREKISFSECSFPSKVVEYIKYGKLVLTSGVSDINVINQNMFVTYDNDDPKELAAGLNEILAHPQQYSAYPVRAMEWLVSDCAHEVVAGKLDKVLRRAISGKPEASVYSESAPAE, encoded by the coding sequence ATGGAAGAGAGCGGCAATGATATTACCGTAATCTCTCCACTGCTGCTCAAGCAAAACACGATGAAATGGTTTAGCAGGGATGCTTATCCCATCGGTAACAACAGTGAAGTAGTCTATCCCGGAACAGTGGATTTCAAAGGCGTGAGCCTGCTGATGACGTTGTTCACTACCTTTTTCCAGCTCGTACGCTGGAACCGGGAACACAAAAAGGAACCAAGAGCGGTAGTGTTTTACAACTATCGCCTGGAGACGGCGCTGCCGGCGATCCTGTTCAAACTGCTGTATCGCGTACCGCTGATCGTGGAATACGAAGATGGTATCTACGCTGTTACCGAGACCAACAAACACTACAAAAAATTATCCGTAGCAGTTGAGAAATTTGCCAACAAGCTGCTCGATGGTGCCGTACTCGTCACATCGGTACTAAAGAAAAGAGTCAGCACGGATAACTACACTGTCGTACGCGGCGGTACGGTTCATCCGTCCCGACTGAAACCGGTCCGCGAAGTCGATCTGGGAACGGACGAGCGCCCGTTCCGAATGGTCTACTCCGGACGACTGGATTATGATCGCGGTATTGAGATTCTGCTGGATGCCCTTCCTTATGTGAACACCGGCCGCAAGCTGGAGCTCGATATTACCGGTTACGGTCCGCTGGAAGACAAGCTCAAGCAGTTTATCCAGAGCCATCAGAATCCACAAATCAAGATTACCTTCCATGGATTCCTGGATGATCACGATTATGCACAGCTGATGGAGACCGCTGACCTGTTCGTTAACACGCAGCGCGAGAAAATCAGCTTCAGTGAATGTTCGTTCCCGTCCAAAGTCGTGGAATACATCAAATACGGCAAGCTGGTTCTCACTTCCGGCGTGTCCGATATCAATGTGATTAACCAGAATATGTTTGTTACTTATGATAATGACGATCCCAAAGAGCTGGCTGCCGGATTGAACGAGATTCTTGCTCATCCTCAGCAGTACAGCGCGTATCCTGTCAGAGCCATGGAATGGCTGGTCAGCGACTGTGCCCACGAAGTGGTAGCCGGTAAGCTCGACAAAGTACTGCGCCGCGCTATCAGCGGCAAGCCGGAAGCATCGGTATATTCCGAGTCCGCACCGGCAGAGTAG
- a CDS encoding YveK family protein: MEIKQYFNIIKKRLWLVLLIVVVITAGTGIYGFMTNTPMYTATAKLVVNSTPSNTNGEPANQLDLGTINSNIQLIKTYEQIIKTPAIMNKVAQENPKLGLTANQLINSINVNSVDETQVMSLTVTDTSYQRAAETVNAVATVFKREIPQIMKLDNITVLDQADPSSSAPPITKSPLLFVLIALVLSVVIGIAVAFLLEYMDDSIKTEEDIRDVLGLPVLGVIAKIKEEDMEAKNTMPAKPLVGGGERANHT, encoded by the coding sequence GTGGAGATTAAACAGTATTTTAATATCATCAAGAAGCGTCTCTGGCTGGTGCTTCTTATCGTCGTGGTGATTACGGCGGGAACTGGGATCTACGGTTTCATGACGAACACGCCGATGTACACCGCCACAGCCAAGCTGGTGGTGAACAGCACACCGAGCAATACGAACGGTGAACCGGCCAATCAGCTGGATCTGGGAACGATCAATTCCAATATTCAACTGATCAAGACGTATGAGCAGATTATCAAAACACCTGCCATCATGAATAAAGTGGCGCAAGAGAATCCAAAACTCGGATTGACGGCTAATCAGCTGATTAACAGCATTAATGTAAATTCAGTGGATGAGACGCAGGTTATGTCGTTGACGGTAACGGATACTTCTTACCAGCGTGCCGCAGAAACAGTAAATGCTGTAGCTACTGTATTCAAGCGCGAGATTCCGCAGATCATGAAACTTGATAATATTACGGTGCTGGATCAGGCTGACCCATCATCATCCGCACCACCAATTACGAAGAGCCCACTGCTGTTCGTACTGATTGCTCTTGTACTATCTGTAGTGATTGGTATTGCAGTTGCCTTCCTGCTGGAGTACATGGATGATTCCATCAAAACGGAAGAAGATATCCGTGATGTACTGGGGCTACCGGTACTGGGCGTTATCGCCAAAATCAAAGAGGAAGACATGGAAGCCAAAAATACTATGCCTGCCAAACCTCTTGTAGGAGGTGGAGAACGTGCCAACCACACTTAA
- a CDS encoding DapH/DapD/GlmU-related protein: MINSFIKVKRKVAKKCSTWMTRRIFKEQRIAFGPNLIAVGMPIVDQEPGSQITIGSNAILCSSDYSNPIGLNHRTVIRTLRSGASITIGNDVGISGASICAMSSVHIGNEVMLGVNVQISDTDFHPIKPEGRRFNKQPDDIGTAATTIEDNVWVGANSIVLKGVTIGKNSIIGAGSIVSSSIPPNCIAAGVPAKVIKRLEVNDNDVKSIYAVQS; this comes from the coding sequence ATGATTAATTCGTTTATCAAAGTAAAACGCAAAGTAGCCAAGAAATGCTCGACCTGGATGACCCGCCGGATATTCAAGGAACAGCGAATCGCCTTTGGTCCCAACCTGATCGCAGTCGGCATGCCGATTGTAGACCAGGAGCCGGGCAGCCAGATTACGATCGGCAGCAACGCGATTCTGTGTTCATCGGATTACAGTAATCCGATCGGGCTGAATCACCGGACGGTGATTCGTACGCTGCGCAGTGGAGCGAGCATTACAATCGGCAACGATGTAGGCATCAGCGGAGCCAGTATCTGTGCCATGTCGAGTGTTCATATCGGCAACGAAGTCATGCTGGGTGTGAATGTGCAGATCAGCGATACGGATTTTCATCCGATCAAGCCGGAAGGACGGCGCTTTAACAAGCAGCCTGACGATATCGGCACAGCGGCAACGACCATCGAAGACAATGTATGGGTCGGCGCCAACTCGATTGTGTTAAAAGGTGTGACGATTGGCAAAAACAGCATCATCGGCGCAGGCAGTATCGTCTCAAGCTCGATCCCTCCGAACTGTATTGCAGCCGGAGTGCCTGCCAAAGTGATCAAACGTTTGGAAGTGAATGATAATGACGTTAAATCCATATACGCTGTCCAATCCTAA
- the galU gene encoding UTP--glucose-1-phosphate uridylyltransferase GalU, with protein sequence MKKVRKAIIPAAGLGTRFLPATKAMPKEMLPIVDKPTIQYIVEEAIASGIEDIIIVTGKGKRAIEDHFDNAFELEATLLEKGKLDLLDEVQKSSKVDIHYIRQKEPKGLGHAVWCARNFIGDEPFAVLLGDDIVESDTPCTRQLIEQYEMTEKSVIGVQTVPENQTHRYGIIDPIEQFGRLHQVRQFVEKPAAGTAPSNLAIMGRYVLTPEIFEFLGAQEVGAGGEIQLTDAIQRLNELQEVFAYDFQGTRFDVGEKLGFIQTTIEFALKNDDLKAPLLSSLKAVIEREMQEEALIARGES encoded by the coding sequence ATGAAGAAGGTTCGTAAAGCAATCATTCCGGCTGCAGGACTTGGAACTCGCTTTTTACCTGCAACAAAGGCTATGCCCAAGGAAATGCTGCCCATCGTGGACAAGCCAACGATTCAGTACATTGTAGAAGAAGCAATCGCTTCGGGTATTGAAGACATCATTATCGTAACCGGTAAAGGAAAACGCGCAATTGAAGATCATTTTGATAACGCGTTTGAACTGGAAGCGACACTGCTGGAAAAAGGCAAGCTGGATCTGCTGGATGAAGTACAGAAGTCTTCCAAAGTGGATATTCACTATATCCGCCAAAAAGAACCAAAAGGTCTGGGTCATGCCGTATGGTGTGCACGCAACTTTATCGGAGACGAGCCGTTTGCGGTTCTGCTGGGCGATGATATCGTCGAATCCGATACACCTTGCACACGTCAGTTGATTGAGCAATATGAAATGACGGAAAAATCGGTGATTGGCGTACAGACTGTACCCGAGAATCAGACACACCGTTATGGGATTATCGATCCGATTGAACAATTTGGCCGTCTGCATCAGGTGCGCCAATTCGTGGAGAAACCTGCCGCCGGTACAGCACCATCCAATCTGGCGATCATGGGCCGCTACGTACTGACACCAGAAATTTTCGAATTCCTCGGTGCACAGGAAGTAGGAGCCGGTGGTGAAATTCAGCTTACCGATGCGATTCAGCGTCTGAATGAACTGCAGGAAGTATTCGCTTATGACTTCCAGGGAACCCGCTTTGATGTGGGTGAGAAACTGGGCTTTATTCAAACTACTATTGAATTCGCTTTGAAGAATGATGATCTTAAGGCGCCTCTTCTGTCTTCTCTCAAAGCTGTAATCGAGCGGGAGATGCAGGAGGAAGCGCTCATAGCAAGAGGTGAGAGCTAA
- the gmd gene encoding GDP-mannose 4,6-dehydratase, with product MKSALITGVTGQDGSYLAELLLEKGYKVYGVRRRTSTPNYENVEHIKDQIEWISADLGDLASLIEAVRVSDPDEVYNLAAQSFVAASWPQPIATGQMTAMGVTNMLEAVRLVKPEARFYQASSSEMFGKVQAIPQVETTPFYPRSPYGVAKLYGHWITVNYRESFDMFACSGILFNHESPRRGLEFVTRKVTDGVAQIKLGLSKELRLGNLDAQRDWGFAGDYVKAMWLMLQQDTPDDYVISTGEMHTVEELVQIAFDHVGLNWRDYVVIDEKFVRPAEVDLLLGDCTKAKEQLGWELEVGFDQLVKNMVDADLKRHSLKPSAVPVY from the coding sequence ATGAAAAGCGCATTGATCACTGGTGTTACAGGGCAAGACGGATCTTACCTGGCAGAGCTTCTGCTGGAAAAAGGCTACAAAGTATACGGCGTACGCCGCAGAACAAGTACACCAAACTACGAAAACGTAGAGCATATCAAAGATCAAATCGAATGGATCTCTGCTGACCTGGGCGATCTGGCTTCCCTGATCGAAGCAGTTCGCGTCTCCGATCCGGACGAAGTATACAACCTGGCAGCACAATCTTTTGTAGCGGCTTCCTGGCCACAACCTATTGCTACGGGTCAAATGACAGCAATGGGCGTGACCAACATGCTGGAAGCTGTACGTCTGGTAAAACCGGAAGCACGCTTCTACCAAGCATCCAGCAGTGAAATGTTCGGTAAAGTACAAGCGATTCCGCAAGTGGAAACAACGCCTTTCTATCCACGCAGCCCTTACGGCGTAGCAAAACTGTACGGTCACTGGATCACAGTTAACTATCGTGAAAGCTTTGATATGTTTGCTTGCTCCGGTATCCTGTTCAACCATGAGTCACCACGTCGTGGTCTAGAATTCGTAACACGTAAAGTAACCGACGGTGTTGCTCAGATCAAACTGGGTCTGTCCAAAGAACTGCGTCTGGGTAACCTGGATGCACAACGTGACTGGGGCTTTGCCGGTGACTATGTAAAAGCAATGTGGCTGATGCTGCAACAGGATACTCCAGATGATTATGTTATCTCCACTGGTGAAATGCACACCGTTGAAGAACTGGTACAAATCGCGTTCGACCATGTAGGTCTGAACTGGAGAGACTACGTTGTAATCGATGAGAAATTCGTACGTCCGGCTGAAGTGGATCTGCTGCTCGGCGATTGCACCAAAGCCAAAGAACAACTGGGTTGGGAGCTGGAAGTCGGATTTGATCAGCTGGTAAAAAATATGGTTGACGCTGACCTGAAGAGACATTCTCTGAAGCCGTCCGCTGTACCTGTCTACTAA
- a CDS encoding sugar transferase codes for MTPRQGSEAEALASYSEFYATHVGSMSAKLRFYMMVKRTLDIICSLLGLIVLSPLFIVLGILIKLEDPKGKVFFYQTRVGKDEQTFRMYKFRSMVSDAEERLKELLAQNEIQGAMFKMKNDPRITRIGRFIRKTSIDELPQLWNVLRGDMSLVGPRPPLPREVEEYSQRDKLRLSVTPGCTGLWQVSGRNELSFEEMVDLDLHYIKKRGILFDLFILLKTVKVLFGAKDAF; via the coding sequence ATGACTCCAAGACAAGGGAGTGAAGCGGAAGCTTTAGCGAGCTATAGCGAGTTTTATGCGACACATGTCGGTAGTATGTCGGCCAAGCTCCGGTTCTACATGATGGTCAAACGCACACTCGATATCATTTGCTCTTTGCTGGGCTTGATCGTTCTATCACCACTCTTTATTGTACTTGGCATTTTGATCAAGCTAGAAGACCCGAAAGGAAAGGTGTTCTTTTATCAGACCCGCGTCGGTAAAGACGAGCAGACTTTCCGGATGTACAAATTCAGGTCCATGGTGTCAGACGCGGAAGAACGACTTAAAGAATTGCTGGCCCAGAATGAAATTCAGGGTGCCATGTTCAAAATGAAGAACGATCCACGCATTACGCGGATCGGACGCTTTATTCGCAAAACCAGTATCGATGAGCTTCCACAGCTCTGGAATGTACTGCGCGGAGATATGAGTCTGGTTGGACCAAGACCGCCGCTGCCAAGAGAAGTGGAAGAATACAGCCAGCGCGACAAGCTGCGCCTGAGCGTAACACCGGGTTGCACCGGATTATGGCAGGTCAGCGGACGCAACGAACTCAGCTTTGAGGAAATGGTCGATCTCGATCTGCACTATATCAAGAAACGGGGAATTTTGTTCGATCTGTTTATTCTCCTGAAAACCGTGAAGGTACTGTTTGGTGCCAAGGACGCGTTTTAA
- a CDS encoding flippase — MANAIAKIKNKFSMTPEKRKIFFNSNWQLMDKFLRLGINLIVSIWIARYLGPEQFGQYNFAISFVTIIAAVVPLGLANIIVKELVQDPDNKNEILGTVSTLRLCSGLIAFAITIALAFMIPGQDPMVRWSIVIIAANMLFQPLDVISQWFDSTVEAKYAVYAKGIAFAMTSVMKVLLIVFHSSLIWFAASYALELILGYLFLLFTQRKKISLTKWTFNWKLGKRLTNSSWPLIVAGISTIIYLKIDQVMLSYMINDTAVGIYAVAARLSEVWYVIPTVVAASYFPSMIKNKQLGPEVYNAELQKLYNLLFWFALCICIAVTLMAKPVISILYGQEYIESIGILVIHVWACLFIFMRAALNKWIISEGMYRFELISQVMGAVTKIIVNLILIPLFGGVGAAVGTVLAFIVSSYAFTFLFKETRVSGVMMSKTLISPVTAIIAKLKPGKAKLPANQE; from the coding sequence ATGGCTAATGCAATTGCCAAGATAAAGAATAAATTCTCCATGACCCCGGAGAAACGCAAAATCTTCTTTAACAGTAACTGGCAGCTGATGGACAAATTCCTGCGACTCGGAATTAACCTGATCGTCAGTATCTGGATTGCACGCTATCTGGGACCGGAACAGTTCGGACAATATAATTTTGCGATATCTTTCGTAACGATTATTGCGGCTGTTGTTCCGCTGGGGCTGGCCAATATCATCGTCAAAGAGTTGGTGCAGGACCCGGATAACAAGAATGAAATACTGGGAACCGTATCTACACTGCGTCTATGTAGCGGATTGATTGCCTTTGCTATTACGATAGCACTGGCTTTCATGATTCCCGGTCAGGACCCGATGGTTCGCTGGAGTATTGTCATCATCGCAGCCAACATGCTGTTCCAGCCATTGGACGTCATTTCCCAGTGGTTTGACTCTACGGTGGAAGCCAAGTACGCGGTCTATGCCAAAGGAATCGCGTTTGCGATGACTTCCGTGATGAAAGTACTGCTGATCGTGTTCCATTCCTCGCTGATCTGGTTCGCCGCATCGTATGCGCTGGAATTGATTCTCGGGTACCTCTTTCTGTTATTTACCCAGAGAAAGAAGATTTCACTTACAAAATGGACATTTAATTGGAAATTAGGGAAAAGATTAACAAACAGCTCTTGGCCGCTAATTGTAGCGGGTATCTCAACAATCATTTATCTGAAAATTGACCAGGTCATGCTCAGCTACATGATCAATGATACGGCTGTTGGGATCTACGCAGTAGCTGCACGATTGTCGGAAGTCTGGTACGTGATTCCGACGGTCGTCGCCGCTTCCTATTTTCCAAGTATGATCAAAAACAAGCAGCTCGGCCCTGAAGTATACAATGCCGAACTGCAAAAGCTCTACAATCTGCTGTTCTGGTTCGCACTGTGTATCTGTATCGCGGTAACCCTGATGGCCAAGCCGGTCATCTCCATTCTGTACGGTCAGGAATATATCGAGTCGATCGGTATCCTGGTCATTCACGTCTGGGCCTGCCTGTTCATCTTTATGAGAGCAGCGCTGAACAAATGGATTATCAGCGAAGGCATGTACCGGTTCGAACTGATCAGCCAGGTGATGGGCGCAGTAACCAAGATCATCGTCAACCTGATTCTGATCCCGCTGTTCGGCGGTGTCGGAGCAGCTGTCGGTACTGTACTGGCCTTCATCGTCTCCAGCTACGCATTTACCTTCCTGTTCAAGGAAACTCGCGTATCCGGCGTGATGATGTCCAAAACACTGATCTCACCGGTCACAGCAATCATCGCCAAACTTAAACCCGGCAAGGCCAAGCTGCCTGCCAACCAGGAATAA
- a CDS encoding GDP-L-fucose synthase family protein, translated as MNKDSKIYVAGHRGLVGSAILRALENQGYTNLVTRTSSELDLRKLPEVYAFFEQEKIDYVFLAAAKVGGIAANNDFPADFIRDNLLIQTNVIDAAHFNGVQKLLFLGSTCIYPKFAPQPLKEEYLLTGELEPTNEPYAIAKIAGIKMCESYNRQYGSKFISAMPTNMYGPNDNFDLKTSHVLPALVRKIHEAKEQSSPTVEIWGTGTPKREFLHSDDLADACIFLMNNYEGNEIVNVGVGEDIAIKDLAMLIKNIVGYEGELVFNSSVPDGTPRKLVDTTKINGLGWKASIPLEEGIRAVYEDYRSSLAVQQ; from the coding sequence ATGAATAAAGATTCCAAAATTTACGTAGCAGGACATCGTGGTCTGGTAGGATCAGCGATCCTGAGAGCACTGGAAAATCAGGGTTATACCAATCTGGTAACCCGGACAAGTTCCGAACTCGATCTGCGCAAGCTGCCCGAGGTATACGCGTTTTTTGAACAGGAAAAGATTGATTATGTTTTCCTGGCCGCGGCAAAAGTTGGTGGAATTGCGGCTAACAACGATTTTCCGGCAGACTTCATTCGCGACAATCTGCTGATTCAGACTAACGTTATCGATGCAGCGCACTTTAACGGCGTACAGAAATTGCTGTTCCTGGGCTCTACCTGCATCTATCCAAAATTCGCTCCACAGCCGCTCAAAGAAGAATATCTGCTGACCGGCGAGCTGGAACCAACCAATGAGCCGTATGCAATCGCCAAGATTGCCGGTATCAAAATGTGCGAGTCTTACAACCGTCAGTACGGTTCCAAATTTATCTCGGCGATGCCAACAAATATGTATGGCCCGAACGATAACTTTGACCTGAAAACATCCCATGTACTGCCTGCACTGGTTCGCAAAATTCACGAAGCCAAAGAGCAGAGCTCCCCAACCGTTGAAATCTGGGGTACAGGTACACCGAAACGTGAATTCCTGCACTCCGACGACCTGGCAGACGCTTGTATCTTCCTGATGAACAATTACGAAGGCAATGAAATTGTAAACGTGGGTGTGGGCGAGGATATCGCGATCAAGGATCTGGCAATGCTGATCAAAAACATCGTGGGTTACGAGGGTGAACTGGTATTCAACTCTTCCGTGCCGGACGGTACACCGCGCAAACTGGTAGATACGACCAAAATCAACGGTCTGGGCTGGAAAGCAAGTATCCCGCTGGAAGAAGGCATCCGTGCCGTATACGAAGACTACCGCAGCAGCCTGGCTGTACAGCAGTAA
- a CDS encoding glycosyltransferase: protein MKKVLYVHHSGYMGGAPRSLTYLISHLDKQKFQGNVLTIRNGPAVKLLESGGLPVEVAKGMFPFHGSTVSGMSPKLFVRNLIGALPTYFQAKKYIRKYKPDIIHLNSTCLFQVARAAKKVSPDTKVVCHVREPLLNSFAGNILKRMNHKYVDGYISIDQFDSETVDSAGRELEIVYNFVDFKSYNPDVSGAGVRRELGLADDDIVFLYIGRIVSGNGVLDMVKAFNKISKDHPKFKLIVGGFYFNKNNAYEDKVMEACKGNDQIYPLAFRDDVPQMIAASNVMMCPFVEPHFSRSIIEAAAMKKPAIGTNIGGPNELILQGKTGYLFEAGDYSAMAQYMIKIGTDPALYEKLGQNALSFAEENFDARKNAKRTFDFYNRFFVREPV from the coding sequence TTGAAAAAAGTACTGTATGTCCATCATTCGGGTTACATGGGTGGCGCACCGAGAAGCCTGACCTACCTGATCAGTCATCTGGACAAGCAAAAATTTCAGGGAAATGTACTCACGATTCGAAATGGTCCTGCGGTCAAGCTGCTGGAATCCGGCGGACTACCGGTGGAAGTGGCGAAAGGCATGTTTCCTTTCCACGGATCTACAGTATCCGGCATGTCACCGAAACTGTTTGTCCGTAACTTGATCGGCGCATTGCCTACTTATTTTCAGGCTAAAAAATACATTCGCAAATACAAACCGGATATTATTCATCTCAACAGCACCTGTCTGTTCCAGGTAGCGCGTGCAGCCAAAAAAGTATCTCCGGATACCAAAGTGGTCTGCCATGTGCGCGAGCCGCTGCTGAATTCCTTTGCCGGTAATATCCTGAAACGCATGAATCACAAATACGTGGACGGCTACATCTCTATTGACCAGTTCGATTCCGAGACAGTGGATAGTGCAGGCCGCGAACTGGAAATCGTATATAACTTTGTAGACTTCAAATCCTATAATCCGGACGTAAGTGGTGCCGGCGTACGCAGAGAGCTGGGACTGGCGGATGACGATATCGTGTTCCTGTATATCGGCCGGATCGTTAGCGGCAACGGCGTACTGGATATGGTCAAAGCATTCAACAAAATCAGCAAAGATCATCCGAAATTCAAATTGATCGTTGGCGGTTTTTACTTTAACAAAAACAATGCGTATGAAGACAAAGTCATGGAAGCCTGCAAAGGCAATGACCAGATCTATCCGCTGGCTTTCCGTGATGATGTACCACAGATGATTGCTGCCAGCAACGTGATGATGTGCCCGTTCGTCGAACCGCATTTCTCGCGCAGCATTATCGAAGCGGCTGCGATGAAGAAGCCGGCGATCGGTACCAACATTGGCGGACCGAATGAACTGATTCTGCAAGGCAAGACCGGTTATCTGTTTGAAGCCGGTGATTACAGTGCAATGGCACAGTACATGATCAAGATTGGTACAGATCCTGCCTTGTACGAGAAGCTGGGACAGAATGCATTGTCCTTTGCCGAAGAGAACTTTGATGCCCGTAAAAATGCCAAGCGTACTTTTGACTTTTACAACCGTTTCTTTGTCAGGGAGCCTGTATGA